The Sulfurihydrogenibium azorense Az-Fu1 genome contains the following window.
AAATGTAGCAATGGAGAAGTATACATTGTAGGAGTTATAAAACCTATAGATTTTGGAATAGTAGATTATATAACTCCAACAGAAATTGAGGAGTATGAAAAAGAAGAGATATCAAAAGAGGAAAAGTATTTAAAAGAAGCTATAAAAATAGTAAAAGAATCAGGATTAAAAGCATTTTATAAAGTTTTAGAAGGAGACCCTTCAGAAGAGATAATGAGTTATGCAGACGAAGTGGAGGCTGATTTAATAGTTGTAGGACATAGAGGATTAGGAGGATTTAAAAGACTGCTTTTAGGAAGTACATCCTCTGAGCTTGTTAAGTATGCTAAACAAACTGTTTTAGTTGTAAAATCTTGAAAATTAGAAAAAAATGCCTATAAATATATATCCAACTGAATATGGGGGCGATACGGGTTCGACGGCAAGAGCAGGCAAAGGGAAGCATGCCGTAGAAGGCCACTACGTAAAAAACCAAAACAAAACAATTCCCGAACGCGAAATCGCTCTCGCTGCTTAATTAACGCAGCGACGTCCTACCCGGTTTGCCTGTAGGCTGGGATAGGGCGTAAGACATACAGGATAGGAGGTTGCCAACCTCCCCTGAGGTAACCTCCGAAACTCTACGGGGATAGCTTCTCTCCTCCTGCCTGTGGGAAAGAGAGAAGCGAAACTCAAACACAGGCTAAGCATGTAGATGCCCTACTGCTTAGGCTCTTGTCGGACGGGGGTTCGATTCCCCCCGCCTCCACTCTACAACCAATCAAAAAATTTCTGATATAATTATCCTATGATTGAAAATGAAATCATACAACTTTTTGAAGAGAGTGCCAACCTAAAAAAAGATTTTGTTTACGAGTATGCAGAAGATATTGTCAATTTAGGTATTCTTATTGCAAGAAGGTTAAAGTTAGGAAAAAAAGTCTTAATATGTGGAAACGGTGGTAGTGCAGCTGACAGCCAACACTTTGCAGCTGAGATAGTCGGAAGATTTGAAAAGGAACGAAAAGGTTATCCTGCAAT
Protein-coding sequences here:
- a CDS encoding universal stress protein, with amino-acid sequence MAFKKIVVGYDGSQYANNALKKAIEVAKCSNGEVYIVGVIKPIDFGIVDYITPTEIEEYEKEEISKEEKYLKEAIKIVKESGLKAFYKVLEGDPSEEIMSYADEVEADLIVVGHRGLGGFKRLLLGSTSSELVKYAKQTVLVVKS